Proteins from a single region of Thermoanaerobacterales bacterium:
- a CDS encoding PrgI family protein, with the protein MRQHPVAVQLEDEDKVVGGVMTFRQLVWLFVGFALGGGAAALPLPWYPWYLRALVFGLFFLAGAVLALGRAYGMAMDVFLFRYARWKLRRKAWALRGGA; encoded by the coding sequence ATGCGCCAGCACCCTGTAGCCGTCCAACTCGAAGATGAAGACAAGGTTGTCGGCGGTGTGATGACGTTCCGGCAGTTGGTGTGGCTGTTTGTCGGTTTCGCGCTGGGGGGCGGGGCGGCGGCGCTGCCGCTGCCCTGGTATCCCTGGTACCTCCGGGCGCTCGTGTTCGGCCTATTCTTCCTTGCCGGGGCTGTGCTGGCTCTAGGCCGGGCCTACGGCATGGCGATGGACGTTTTTCTTTTCCGCTACGCCCGGTGGAAACTGCGCCGAAAAGCCTGGGCGCTGAGAGGAGGCGCGTAG